One Lachnospiraceae bacterium C1.1 genomic region harbors:
- the asd gene encoding aspartate-semialdehyde dehydrogenase: MSEKLKVAILGGTGMVGQRFIALLENHPWFEVHTIAASPRSAGKTYEQAIGDRWKLETPMPEAVKNIVVKDVSDVANVAADVDFCFSAVDMSKDEIRRIEEEYAKTETPVVSNNSAHRWTPDVPMIIPEINPEHAEVIEAQKKRLGTTNGFIAVKPNCSIQSYAPVLFSWKEFEPTKAVVSTYQAISGAGKTFKDWPEMNANIIPFISGEEEKSEKEPLKIYGHVAGDHIEAAAGPLITSQCIRVPVLYGHTTTVFVDFAKKPSKEELIERMVSYKGEPQKLELPSAPKQFIQYLEDDNRPQVALDVNFERGFGISIGRLREDTIFDYKFVGLSHNTVRGAAGGAVLCAELLKAKGYIHAK; the protein is encoded by the coding sequence ATGTCAGAGAAATTGAAGGTTGCCATCCTTGGTGGCACAGGTATGGTAGGACAGCGTTTTATCGCTTTATTGGAAAATCATCCCTGGTTTGAGGTTCACACAATAGCTGCAAGTCCCAGAAGTGCAGGCAAAACCTATGAGCAGGCTATTGGAGATCGTTGGAAATTAGAAACTCCTATGCCGGAAGCTGTAAAGAATATCGTCGTTAAGGACGTTAGCGATGTTGCTAATGTTGCTGCAGACGTAGATTTCTGTTTTTCAGCTGTAGATATGAGCAAGGATGAGATCCGCCGCATCGAGGAAGAGTATGCAAAGACTGAAACACCTGTTGTTTCAAATAACAGCGCTCATCGTTGGACTCCCGATGTACCTATGATAATCCCGGAGATCAATCCCGAGCATGCTGAAGTTATCGAAGCTCAGAAAAAGAGACTTGGAACAACAAACGGATTTATCGCAGTTAAGCCTAACTGCTCGATCCAGTCATATGCACCTGTTCTTTTCTCATGGAAAGAATTCGAGCCTACAAAGGCTGTAGTTTCAACATACCAGGCTATTTCCGGTGCTGGTAAGACTTTTAAGGACTGGCCTGAGATGAATGCCAACATCATTCCTTTCATTTCCGGAGAGGAAGAGAAGAGTGAGAAAGAGCCTTTGAAGATTTATGGTCATGTTGCCGGCGATCATATCGAAGCAGCTGCAGGTCCTCTTATCACTAGCCAGTGCATCCGTGTTCCTGTTCTCTATGGTCACACAACAACAGTATTTGTTGATTTCGCAAAGAAGCCTTCAAAAGAAGAGCTTATTGAAAGAATGGTTTCATATAAGGGCGAGCCTCAGAAGCTTGAACTTCCTTCTGCGCCTAAGCAGTTTATCCAGTACCTTGAGGATGATAATCGTCCGCAGGTAGCTCTTGACGTTAACTTCGAGCGTGGTTTCGGTATCTCGATCGGACGTCTGAGAGAGGATACAATTTTTGATTATAAGTTTGTAGGTCTTTCACACAACACTGTAAGAGGTGCCGCAGGTGGTGCTGTTCTTTGTGCTGAATTACTTAAAGCAAAGGGATATATTCACGCTAAATAA
- the argH gene encoding argininosuccinate lyase, whose translation MAQLWGGRFKSGTDREAYEFNASISFDSRMYKEDIEGSIAHATMLGEQKIISEEDASSIVDGLKEILSDLENGKLEITDQYEDIHSFVEAILTDRIGDAGKRLHTGRSRNDQVALDMKLYTRKNIDLIDGKLAKLQMSLLNIIENNLDTFMPGFTHLQKAQPVTLAHHLSAYFEMFIRDRSRLADLRARMNSCPLGSGALAGTTYPLNRERTAELLKFDLGPTRNSMDSVSDRDYLIEFLDALSIIMMHLSRFSEEIIIWNSNEYRFVEISDAYSTGSSIMPQKKNPDIAELVRGKTGRVYGALMSLLTTMKGIPLAYDKDMQEDKEVAFDAFDNVSACIELFDGMISTMKFRNDVMERSAKNGFTNATDAADYLVKKGVPFRDAHGIIGRLVLKCIDENKALDDLTLDEWKEESDVFENDIYEAISLKTCVENRLTFGAPGHAAMQKNVDYYRQYLTGFNK comes from the coding sequence ATGGCACAGCTCTGGGGCGGACGTTTTAAGTCAGGTACAGATAGAGAGGCCTACGAGTTTAACGCGTCAATTTCATTTGACTCTCGTATGTATAAAGAAGATATCGAAGGCAGCATTGCACACGCAACAATGCTCGGTGAGCAAAAGATCATCAGTGAAGAAGATGCTTCTTCAATTGTAGATGGTTTAAAAGAGATATTATCTGACCTTGAAAACGGAAAACTTGAAATTACAGATCAGTATGAAGATATTCACAGCTTTGTAGAAGCTATTCTTACAGACAGAATAGGCGATGCAGGAAAGAGACTCCATACGGGTCGAAGCAGAAATGATCAGGTTGCCCTTGATATGAAGCTTTATACAAGAAAGAACATTGATCTGATCGATGGAAAATTAGCAAAGCTTCAGATGTCATTATTAAATATTATTGAAAATAATCTTGATACATTTATGCCGGGATTTACCCATTTACAGAAGGCTCAGCCGGTCACACTCGCACATCATTTAAGTGCATATTTTGAAATGTTCATAAGGGATCGCTCCAGACTTGCAGATTTACGTGCAAGAATGAACAGCTGCCCGCTCGGAAGCGGTGCTCTTGCCGGAACGACCTATCCGCTTAACCGCGAAAGAACAGCCGAGCTTCTTAAATTTGACTTAGGTCCTACACGCAACAGTATGGACTCAGTTTCTGACAGAGATTATCTTATTGAATTCCTTGATGCACTTTCAATAATAATGATGCATCTTTCCAGATTTTCAGAGGAAATCATCATATGGAATTCTAATGAATACAGATTTGTTGAAATATCGGATGCATATTCTACAGGTTCAAGTATAATGCCTCAGAAGAAGAATCCTGATATAGCAGAGCTTGTAAGAGGAAAAACAGGCCGTGTTTATGGTGCACTTATGAGCCTTCTTACAACAATGAAAGGTATTCCGCTTGCCTATGACAAGGACATGCAGGAAGATAAAGAAGTTGCATTTGATGCATTTGACAATGTTTCGGCTTGTATAGAGCTTTTTGATGGAATGATCTCAACCATGAAATTCAGAAATGATGTCATGGAGAGAAGTGCAAAAAATGGATTTACAAATGCAACAGATGCTGCAGATTATCTCGTAAAAAAAGGTGTGCCTTTCAGAGATGCACATGGCATTATCGGACGTCTTGTATTAAAATGCATCGATGAGAATAAAGCTCTTGATGATCTTACACTCGATGAATGGAAAGAAGAGTCAGACGTTTTTGAAAATGATATATATGAAGCTATAAGTTTGAAAACTTGTGTTGAAAACCGCCTCACATTTGGAGCTCCCGGCCACGCCGCTATGCAGAAAAATGTTGACTATTACAGGCAGTATTTAACAGGTTTTAATAAATGA
- the bcp gene encoding thioredoxin-dependent thiol peroxidase: MLEIGTKAPEFSLPDQNGDMHSLSDYKGKKVILYFYSKDNTSGCTKQACGFAERYPQLQEKGAVVLGVSKDSVASHKKFEEKYTLPFTLLSDTELTAIKAYDVWKEKKLYGKVSMGVVRTTYLIDEEGIIVKSMGKVKAADNPQDVLDALS, translated from the coding sequence ATGCTTGAGATCGGAACAAAAGCACCGGAGTTTTCATTGCCGGATCAGAATGGAGATATGCATTCTTTATCAGATTATAAAGGGAAAAAAGTCATATTGTATTTCTATTCAAAAGACAATACATCCGGATGTACAAAGCAGGCCTGTGGTTTTGCTGAAAGATATCCTCAATTACAGGAAAAAGGGGCGGTAGTTCTCGGAGTAAGTAAAGACAGCGTTGCATCTCATAAAAAATTTGAGGAAAAATATACTTTACCGTTTACACTCTTATCAGATACTGAATTAACAGCAATAAAGGCATATGATGTATGGAAAGAAAAGAAGCTTTATGGTAAAGTATCGATGGGAGTTGTGAGAACAACATATCTGATCGATGAAGAGGGCATTATCGTTAAATCAATGGGTAAAGTTAAAGCTGCTGATAACCCACAGGATGTATTAGATGCATTAAGTTAA
- the aroE gene encoding shikimate dehydrogenase codes for MNIDINTKFITLIGTPLSQSYAAAMQNAAYEAMGLNYCYFYTERDSTHLEAILNGIRHMNFAGCAVTKPNKVNVMKYLDETDPLCALAGSSNTIVIKDGKLIGHNTDATGFFRALVEKHGSVAGKKVFCFGAGGVGRAIIMALADGKASKIFISDYFNDAAQKMANDVNAHFANVGVYVPFETFEHIDEASIVINATGIGMAPHIGETPLPEKYVRSDAFYFDACYNPEKTQFLLNAEKAGAEILNGLSMSLYQGVDQIRLWTGEEPPVEIMRQTLEKITAK; via the coding sequence ATGAATATCGATATCAATACTAAGTTCATAACACTTATCGGAACACCTCTTTCCCAGTCTTACGCTGCAGCAATGCAGAATGCAGCTTATGAAGCAATGGGGTTAAATTATTGCTATTTTTATACTGAGAGGGACAGTACACACCTCGAGGCCATACTTAACGGCATTCGCCATATGAATTTTGCAGGATGCGCTGTTACTAAACCAAATAAAGTAAATGTAATGAAATATCTTGATGAGACCGATCCCCTTTGTGCACTTGCAGGATCCAGCAATACTATCGTTATTAAAGACGGAAAACTTATCGGACATAACACTGATGCCACAGGATTTTTCAGAGCTTTGGTTGAAAAACATGGTTCTGTAGCAGGCAAAAAAGTATTCTGTTTCGGTGCAGGCGGTGTAGGACGTGCAATTATAATGGCTCTCGCAGACGGCAAAGCATCAAAAATATTTATAAGTGATTATTTTAATGATGCTGCTCAGAAAATGGCAAATGATGTCAATGCACATTTTGCAAATGTAGGTGTATATGTTCCATTTGAAACTTTCGAGCATATTGATGAAGCGTCGATAGTTATTAATGCAACTGGTATTGGTATGGCTCCGCATATCGGTGAAACGCCTCTTCCTGAAAAATATGTAAGATCAGATGCATTTTATTTTGACGCATGCTACAATCCTGAAAAAACCCAGTTCCTTCTGAATGCTGAAAAAGCCGGAGCTGAAATTCTTAATGGTCTTTCTATGAGCCTTTATCAGGGTGTCGATCAGATAAGACTCTGGACAGGCGAGGAACCACCTGTAGAAATAATGCGACAGACGCTTGAAAAAATAACTGCAAAATAA
- the alaS gene encoding alanine--tRNA ligase yields MKKYGVNELRRMFLEFFESKGHLAMKSFSLVPHNDDSLLIINSGMAPLKPYFTGQEVPPRNRVTTCQKCIRTGDLENVGKTARHGTFFEMLGNFSFGDYFKTESIPWAWEFLTEVVGLDADRLYPSVYVDDDEAFEIWTDQMHIPAERIIKLGKEDNFWEHGSGPCGPCSEIYYDRGEKYGTGPEDVLGGEGDRFMEVWNIVFSQFNNDGHGNYSDLVQKNIDTGMGLERLAVAVQDVDSIFDVDTIASLRNTVCAKAGVEYLKEHKTDVSIRIITDHLRSMTFMISDGIQPSNAGRGYVLRRLIRRAARHGRMLGIKDTFLSELAQTVIADSKDGYPELEEKKDFILKVIDQEEKKFAKTLDAGLSILEGFEDDLAAAGKTVLAGKDAFKLYDTYGFPLDLTKEILEEKNFTVDEDGYHAAMKEQSDKARNARKTSNYMGADATIYEQIDAAINSTFDGYDKTVLESGIVALCQLHEDKEFSISVKEEIGENGLGEEVSDEIVDALADGSFGAVITSETPFYGTMGGQVGDIGIIESADGVFEVKETLHVAGSKIAHIGRMTKGMFKLGDKVTLKVDVENRRATCRNHTATHLLQKALRDVLGTHVEQSGSYQDPYRTRFDFSHFQAMTDEEIKKVEDAVNKKIAEQIPVVTEVMTIDEARKTGAMALFGEKYGEKVRVVEIEEYSKEFCGGTHVKNTGEIQAFKIISESGVAAGIRRIEALTGANVFNYYHETEDMLKKAAHLLKATPQTVVDKIEHLQAELKSLKSENESLKSKAASNQLGDVSNQVQEVKGVKLIATQVDGVDMNGLRDLSDKLKQSLGEGVVVLLSNTDGKVSIVVSATDGAQSKGAHSGNLIKAIAGLVGGGGGGRPGMAQAGGKNPAGIAAAIAEAPKALEAMIK; encoded by the coding sequence ATGAAGAAATATGGTGTTAACGAACTCAGACGTATGTTCCTTGAGTTCTTTGAAAGCAAAGGTCATCTTGCAATGAAGAGTTTTTCTCTCGTTCCGCATAATGACGATTCTCTTTTGATAATAAATTCCGGTATGGCTCCTTTAAAGCCTTACTTTACAGGCCAGGAAGTTCCGCCGAGAAATCGTGTTACTACATGTCAGAAATGTATCCGTACAGGTGACCTTGAAAATGTAGGTAAGACAGCAAGACATGGTACTTTCTTTGAAATGCTCGGAAACTTTTCTTTCGGTGATTATTTCAAGACAGAGTCTATTCCGTGGGCTTGGGAATTCCTTACTGAGGTTGTAGGTCTTGATGCTGACAGACTTTATCCTTCCGTTTATGTGGATGATGATGAAGCATTCGAGATCTGGACAGATCAGATGCATATTCCGGCTGAGCGTATTATCAAGCTTGGCAAGGAAGATAACTTCTGGGAGCATGGTTCAGGTCCCTGCGGTCCCTGCTCAGAGATTTACTATGATCGTGGAGAAAAATACGGTACAGGTCCGGAGGATGTTCTCGGCGGTGAAGGCGACCGTTTCATGGAAGTTTGGAACATCGTATTCTCTCAGTTTAACAACGACGGACACGGAAACTATTCCGACCTTGTTCAGAAGAATATAGATACAGGTATGGGTCTTGAGAGACTTGCAGTTGCTGTTCAGGATGTTGATTCTATATTTGATGTTGATACTATTGCATCACTTAGAAATACTGTTTGTGCTAAAGCAGGCGTTGAATATCTTAAAGAGCACAAGACTGATGTATCGATCAGAATCATCACTGATCATTTAAGATCAATGACATTCATGATTTCAGATGGTATCCAGCCCTCAAATGCAGGAAGAGGATATGTTCTTCGTCGTCTTATCCGTCGTGCAGCACGTCATGGCAGAATGCTCGGTATCAAGGATACATTCCTTTCAGAGCTTGCACAGACTGTTATTGCAGATTCAAAAGATGGTTATCCGGAACTTGAGGAAAAGAAGGACTTTATCTTAAAGGTTATAGATCAGGAAGAAAAGAAGTTTGCAAAAACTCTTGATGCAGGTCTTTCTATTCTTGAAGGCTTTGAGGATGATCTTGCAGCAGCAGGCAAAACTGTTCTTGCCGGTAAGGACGCATTCAAACTTTATGATACATATGGTTTCCCTCTTGATCTTACAAAGGAAATTCTTGAGGAAAAGAACTTCACAGTAGATGAGGATGGCTATCATGCAGCAATGAAAGAGCAGTCAGATAAGGCTCGTAATGCTCGTAAGACCTCTAACTACATGGGCGCAGATGCTACAATTTATGAGCAGATCGACGCTGCCATCAATTCAACATTTGACGGATATGACAAGACTGTTCTTGAAAGTGGAATAGTTGCTCTTTGCCAGCTTCATGAGGATAAGGAATTTTCAATTTCTGTTAAAGAAGAAATTGGTGAAAACGGTCTAGGTGAAGAAGTTTCAGATGAAATCGTTGATGCTCTTGCTGATGGTTCATTTGGAGCTGTTATCACAAGTGAGACACCTTTCTACGGAACAATGGGCGGACAGGTCGGTGATATCGGAATCATCGAATCAGCTGATGGTGTATTCGAAGTTAAGGAAACACTTCATGTTGCAGGTTCCAAGATTGCTCATATCGGTAGAATGACAAAGGGTATGTTCAAGCTTGGTGATAAGGTTACACTTAAGGTTGATGTTGAAAATCGTCGCGCAACCTGCCGCAATCACACGGCTACACACCTTTTACAGAAGGCACTTCGTGATGTTCTTGGTACACACGTTGAGCAGTCCGGTTCATATCAGGATCCTTACAGAACCAGATTTGATTTCAGCCACTTCCAGGCAATGACTGATGAAGAGATCAAAAAGGTTGAAGATGCTGTTAATAAAAAGATAGCTGAGCAGATTCCTGTTGTAACAGAGGTTATGACAATTGATGAAGCAAGAAAGACCGGTGCAATGGCACTCTTCGGTGAGAAATACGGAGAAAAGGTCAGAGTAGTTGAGATAGAAGAGTATTCAAAAGAATTCTGTGGTGGTACTCATGTAAAGAATACTGGCGAGATTCAGGCATTTAAGATCATTTCTGAGTCTGGTGTAGCAGCTGGAATCAGACGTATCGAGGCACTTACCGGAGCAAACGTATTCAATTATTATCATGAGACAGAAGATATGCTTAAGAAAGCAGCGCATCTTCTTAAGGCAACACCTCAGACTGTTGTTGATAAGATCGAGCACTTACAGGCTGAACTCAAGAGCCTTAAGAGCGAGAACGAATCTCTCAAGAGCAAGGCTGCATCAAATCAGCTTGGTGATGTTTCGAATCAGGTTCAGGAAGTTAAGGGTGTTAAGCTCATTGCTACACAGGTGGATGGCGTTGACATGAACGGACTTCGAGACCTTTCAGATAAGCTTAAGCAGAGCCTTGGAGAAGGTGTAGTTGTTCTTTTAAGTAATACTGACGGAAAGGTTTCTATCGTTGTTTCAGCTACAGACGGAGCACAGAGTAAGGGTGCTCATAGCGGTAACCTTATAAAGGCTATTGCAGGTCTTGTAGGAGGAGGCGGCGGTGGTCGTCCCGGAATGGCTCAGGCCGGTGGAAAGAATCCTGCAGGTATAGCAGCAGCTATCGCAGAAGCTCCTAAAGCACTTGAAGCTATGATAAAATAA
- a CDS encoding glycine--tRNA ligase translates to MEKTMDKIVTLAKGRGFIYPGSEIYGGLANTWDYGNLGVELKNNVKKAWWQRFVTGSKYNVGVDCAILMNTQTYVASGHIKSFSDPLIDCKECHERFRADKIIEDWASDNDFTLDSSVDGWTNEAMMDFIHEHSIACPTCGKHNFTDIRQFNLMFKTFQGVTEDAKNTVYLRPETAQGIFVNFKNVQRTSRKKIPFGIGQIGKSFRNEITPGNFTFRTREFEQMELEFFCKPGTDLDWFNYWKDYCIKFLQDLGIKPEDMRTRDHDQAELAFYSKATTDLEFMFPFGWGELWGIADRTDYDLSQHQNTSGEDLTYFDDATNERYLPYVIEPSLGADRVVLAFLCEAYDEEELEGGDVRTVLHFHPALAPVKIGVLPLSKKLNEGAEKVYDMLSKHYNCEFDDRGNIGKRYRRQDEIGTPYCITYDFDSETDNAVTIRDRDSMQQERVAISELENYFRGKFDID, encoded by the coding sequence ATGGAAAAAACGATGGACAAGATTGTCACATTGGCAAAAGGACGTGGATTTATCTATCCCGGCTCTGAGATTTACGGTGGTTTGGCTAATACATGGGATTATGGTAATCTCGGTGTTGAGCTTAAAAACAACGTAAAGAAAGCATGGTGGCAGAGATTTGTTACCGGCAGCAAATATAATGTCGGTGTTGACTGTGCTATTCTAATGAATACTCAGACTTATGTGGCTTCAGGTCATATTAAATCATTCTCTGATCCTCTTATAGATTGTAAGGAATGTCATGAACGTTTCAGAGCTGATAAGATCATTGAAGACTGGGCTTCTGACAACGATTTCACACTTGATTCAAGTGTTGATGGATGGACAAATGAAGCAATGATGGACTTCATCCACGAGCATTCTATTGCATGCCCTACATGCGGTAAGCATAATTTCACGGATATCCGTCAGTTCAACCTTATGTTCAAGACTTTCCAGGGCGTTACTGAAGATGCAAAGAATACAGTTTATCTTCGTCCGGAAACAGCACAGGGTATCTTTGTTAATTTTAAGAACGTTCAGAGAACATCGAGAAAGAAAATTCCTTTTGGAATCGGTCAGATCGGTAAATCTTTCAGAAACGAGATCACACCGGGTAACTTCACATTCAGAACGAGAGAGTTCGAGCAGATGGAGCTTGAGTTCTTCTGCAAACCCGGAACAGATCTTGACTGGTTTAACTACTGGAAAGATTACTGCATAAAGTTCCTTCAGGATCTCGGAATCAAGCCTGAGGATATGCGTACACGTGATCACGATCAGGCAGAACTTGCTTTCTACTCAAAAGCAACTACAGACCTTGAGTTCATGTTCCCGTTTGGCTGGGGCGAGCTTTGGGGAATTGCCGACAGAACAGATTATGACCTTTCACAGCATCAGAATACATCAGGTGAAGATCTTACTTACTTTGATGATGCAACAAATGAAAGATATCTTCCTTATGTTATCGAGCCTTCACTTGGAGCTGACAGAGTTGTTCTTGCATTCCTCTGCGAAGCTTATGATGAGGAAGAGCTCGAGGGCGGAGATGTAAGAACAGTTCTTCATTTCCATCCGGCACTTGCACCTGTTAAGATCGGTGTGCTTCCTCTTTCAAAGAAACTCAACGAAGGTGCTGAGAAGGTTTATGACATGCTTTCCAAGCATTACAACTGCGAGTTCGATGATCGTGGAAATATCGGTAAGAGATACAGAAGACAGGATGAGATAGGTACTCCTTACTGTATTACATATGATTTTGACTCTGAGACTGATAATGCAGTTACAATCCGTGATCGTGACAGCATGCAGCAGGAAAGAGTTGCTATCTCTGAGCTTGAGAACTATTTCAGAGGAAAATTTGATATAGACTAA
- the recO gene encoding DNA repair protein RecO — translation MSEAVKLTGIILRAVDYSEYDRRLVLLTAERGKITAFAHGVRRSGNRFMAATEPFAFGNFSLGEGRTAYNLRDAEITNYFEGLRGNLEAYYLGSYFLELAEYYTRENNDDLEMLKLLYQSLRALISENYDNYLVKAVYEIKTLVVNGEFPGIINGVGLKEGTVHAINYIFSSPVEKLYNFKLREDIEKELKYAADIYTARFIHFRSKSLEVMRLL, via the coding sequence ATGAGCGAGGCTGTAAAGCTCACAGGAATTATTCTGAGGGCAGTGGACTATTCCGAATATGACAGAAGGCTGGTGCTTCTTACCGCAGAGCGCGGTAAGATCACTGCCTTTGCACATGGTGTAAGAAGAAGCGGCAATCGTTTTATGGCTGCAACAGAGCCTTTTGCATTTGGTAATTTTTCACTCGGTGAAGGCAGAACAGCTTATAATCTCAGAGACGCTGAAATAACGAATTATTTCGAAGGGCTTCGAGGAAATCTTGAAGCCTATTATCTTGGCTCCTATTTTCTTGAACTTGCAGAATATTACACGAGAGAGAACAATGATGATCTGGAAATGCTAAAGCTTTTATATCAATCGCTTCGAGCACTTATATCCGAAAATTATGACAATTATCTCGTAAAAGCGGTTTATGAAATTAAAACATTGGTAGTTAATGGTGAGTTTCCCGGGATAATAAATGGTGTAGGACTTAAAGAAGGCACTGTGCATGCTATAAATTACATTTTTTCTTCTCCTGTAGAAAAGCTGTATAATTTTAAGCTTAGGGAGGATATTGAAAAAGAACTGAAATATGCCGCTGATATTTATACAGCAAGATTTATCCATTTCAGATCTAAAAGTCTGGAAGTTATGCGACTCCTATAG
- the era gene encoding GTPase Era: MSQEKRAGFVTIIGRPNVGKSTLMNHLIGMKLAITSRKPQTTRKRMQTVYTSDAGQIVFLDTPGIHKAANALGEYMDRAAIKTIEEVDCVLWLVEPTTYIGAGERYIVEVLEKANVPVILVINKTDTVKKGEIPAVVDAYKDLMDFKEIIPVSAKHSIGKDELLSAVFNLLPYGEPFYDEDTVTDETERNIVSELIREQALRNLSEEVPHGIAVEIDSMKDKNGMYFIDATIYCERNSHKGIVIGKGGAMLKKIGTAARIEAEKLLDCRVTLKLWVKVKKDWRNDEKQMRFFGFNKKDNQ; encoded by the coding sequence TTGAGTCAGGAAAAAAGAGCCGGATTTGTAACTATAATCGGCCGTCCGAATGTTGGTAAATCAACACTTATGAACCATCTTATCGGAATGAAGCTTGCAATAACATCAAGAAAACCACAGACAACGCGTAAAAGAATGCAGACAGTTTATACTTCAGATGCCGGACAGATAGTATTTCTTGATACACCCGGTATTCATAAGGCTGCCAATGCTCTTGGTGAATACATGGACAGAGCAGCGATCAAGACCATAGAAGAAGTTGACTGTGTTCTTTGGTTAGTTGAACCGACTACATATATAGGTGCCGGAGAGCGCTACATAGTAGAAGTTCTCGAAAAGGCAAATGTACCGGTAATCCTCGTAATAAATAAAACAGATACGGTAAAAAAAGGTGAGATTCCTGCTGTTGTTGATGCTTATAAGGATTTAATGGATTTTAAGGAGATCATTCCTGTTTCCGCAAAGCATAGTATTGGTAAGGATGAACTTTTGAGTGCTGTATTTAATCTGCTTCCTTATGGTGAACCTTTTTATGATGAGGATACTGTAACTGATGAGACAGAGCGAAATATTGTTTCTGAGCTCATCAGAGAGCAGGCTCTTAGAAATCTCTCGGAAGAAGTACCTCATGGGATTGCGGTTGAAATTGACAGCATGAAAGACAAAAACGGCATGTATTTTATAGATGCCACTATATACTGTGAAAGAAATTCCCATAAGGGAATTGTCATAGGCAAGGGCGGGGCAATGTTAAAAAAAATTGGCACCGCTGCCAGAATAGAGGCGGAAAAACTTTTAGACTGCCGGGTTACTTTAAAATTATGGGTAAAGGTAAAAAAAGACTGGAGAAATGATGAAAAACAGATGCGTTTCTTTGGTTTTAATAAAAAGGACAATCAGTAA